In Brassica rapa cultivar Chiifu-401-42 unplaced genomic scaffold, CAAS_Brap_v3.01 Scaffold0021, whole genome shotgun sequence, one genomic interval encodes:
- the LOC117129554 gene encoding protein CENTRORADIALIS-like, with protein MSRISSDPLMVGRVIGDVVDNCLQAVKMTVTYNCDKQVYNGHELFPSAVTNKPKVEVHGGDMRSFFTLVMTDPDVPGPSDPYLREHLHWIVTDIPGTTDVTFGKEIVGYEMPRPNIGIHRFVYLLFKQNRRGSVVSVPSYRDQFNTRMFAYENDLGLPVAAVFFNCQRETAARRR; from the exons ATGTCCCGGATATCGTCAGACCCGCTTATGGTTGGGAGAGTAATCGGAGACGTTGTGGACAATTGTTTGCAGGCGGTGAAAATGACAGTGACTTATAACTGCGACAAGCAAGTCTACAATGGCCATGAACTTTTCCCTTCTGCAGTTACAAACAAACCCAAAGTTGAAGTTCATGGGGGTGACATGAGGTCATTCTTCACTTTG GTCATGACTGATCCTGATGTTCCTGGACCTAGTGATCCTTATCTGAGGGAGCACTTGCACTG GATTGTTACCGATATCCCAGGGACAACCGACGTGACATTTG GAAAGGAAATAGTAGGGTACGAGATGCCTCGGCCAAACATAGGGATCCACCGATTTGTGTATTTGCTTTTCAAGCAGAACCGTAGAGGAAGTGTGGTTTCTGTGCCGTCTTACAGAGACCAATTCAACACTCGGATGTTTGCATATGAGAACGATCTCGGCCTCCCCGTTGCAGCTGTTTTCTTCAACTGCCAGCGTGAGACCGCCGCTAGACGCCGTTAA